Proteins from a genomic interval of Centroberyx gerrardi isolate f3 chromosome 23, fCenGer3.hap1.cur.20231027, whole genome shotgun sequence:
- the sema4f gene encoding semaphorin-4F → MTPGGVMLILLSVCSLLSGASWAATLSGLGESDAMLGPEQFRGVANFSTFLLDHSSGMLFLGARDAILAVDTNNLNRPPRTIIWDVPEEKRKSCVAKGKTEVDCNNYIRLLEFLGNGRLYVCGTYAFDPHCAFLELSSFTLETTDDGAVKMETGKGKCPFEPSQHYTAVMAGGILYTAATSNFLGTLFDISRATGPEQERIRTERSINWLSDPEFVSSAFIEQSADSNPTGDDDKIYFFFTEVAKEYDLYTKVKVPRVARVCKSDVGGMKTLQRRWTTFLKAQLVCEDKASGQRYNILTDVFTTQHTLGDPSSTHFYGLFTSQWESEQLSAVCVFSLSDISKVMDGPFKELKKTCENWINPEPVPIPRPGQCLNSALKAEGFESSLKLPDKVLTFMRDHPLMENSVTAAPLLVRRGITYTKLAVTLTGSGEELRGAVLHLGTARGELHRVAVVGQNTTLLQEIPLFTAQEPVNNILLHKGQALVGTPLSLARVQAEGCALYPSCEVCARARGLGCVWSAKEEACRPTLAEPGPGDIVEDALRRCESGEGRCSPSIRELRVSVGLRLLLPCVQVSPRPCSWEHPPHRHTRQHHSDLEVTVTHDNLGTYICTCQEAGPGIRDPSPCRRAAYQLTLEDPSAGGAVATGGGRHVLAIYILCFTLGVLIGIFLLYFMIRRRGIGRQGHHLPDHSLSSEKGRDLLGSSATPQSPSSASLLSEGFPLTEKRNGTTTTTTTTTLLSNQGNGGHLIHSSNSNSSNGHGNAVYANSNCNTSSGGLKFSAEILAADLLDGRTGERDRGRSEGGERELGEGDEEDEGLGDGLGDGMKGLEEELATFPMFKSSAPLAKCEESSI, encoded by the exons AATCAGACGCCATGCTGGGTCCGGAGCAGTTCAGGGGCGTGGCCAACTTCAGCACCTTCCTATTGGACCATTCATCAGGCATGCTCTTCCTGGGTGCCAGGGACGCCATATTGGCCGTGGACACCAACAACCTGAACCGACCGCCACGCACA attaTTTGGGATGTaccagaagagaagaggaagtctTGTGTGGCAAAGGGAAAAACAGAG GTGGACTGCAACAACTACATCCGCCTGCTGGAGTTTCTGGGGAACGGGCGCCTCTACGTGTGCGGCACCTACGCCTTCGACCCCCACTGTGCCTttctg GagctctcctccttcaccctggAGACAACGGACGACGGGGCGGTGAAGATGGAGACGGGGAAGGGCAAGTGTCCCTTTGAGCCCAGTCAGCACTACACAGCTGTGATGGCAG gtggtATCCTGTACACTGCAGCCACCAGTAACTTCCTGGGAACGCTGTTCGACATCTCCCGGGCAACGGGCCCCGAGCAGGAGCGCATCCGCACCGAGCGATCCATCAACTGGCTGAGCG ACCCAGAGTTTGTGAGCTCGGCCTTCATAGAGCAGTCTGCAGACAGCAACCCCACAGGAGACGATGACAAGATCTACTTCTTCTTCACTGAGGTGGCCAAGGAGTACGACCTCTACACCAAAGTCAAAGTCCCCAGGGTGGCACGGGTCTGCAAG TCTGACGTGGGAGGGATGAAGACCCTGCAGCGGCGGTGGACCACCTTCCTCAAGGCCCAGCTGGTGTGTGAGGACAAAGCCAGCGGCCAGCGCTACAACATCCTGACCGACGTTTTCACCACGCAACACACGCTGGGCGACCCCAGCAGCACACACTTCTACGGACTGTTCACCTCCCAGTG GGAGAGTGAGCAGTTGTCGgcggtgtgtgttttcagtctcTCCGACATCAGTAAAGTGATGGACGGTCCCTTTAAAGAGCTGAAGAAGACCTGTGAGAACTGGATCAACCCTGAACCTGTCCCCATACCAAGGCCTGGCCAG TGCCTGAACAGCGCGCTGAAGGCCGAGGGGTTCGAGTCGTCCCTGAAACTTCCCGACAAGGTGCTGACGTTCATGAGGGACCACCCTCTGATGGAGAACAGTGTCACTGCAGCGCCCCTGTTGGTCCGGAGGGGGATCACGTACACCAAGCTGGCGGTGACGCTCACAGGGAGCGGAGAGGAGCTCAGAGGAGCAGTGCTGCACCTTGGAACAG CCCGCGGGGAGCTCCACCGGGTGGCAGTAGTGGGCCAGAACACCACCTTACTGCAGGAGATCCCTCTGTTCACCGCCCAGGAACCTGTTAACAATATACTCCTGCACAAG GGCCAGGCTCTGGTGGGCACCCCCCTGTCTCTGGCGCGGGTCCAGGCTGAAGGCTGCGCTCTGTATCCCAGCTGTGAGGTGTGTGCCAGAGCCAGAGGGCTGGGCTGTGTGTGGAGCGCCAAGGAAGAAGCCTGCAGGCCCACCTTAGCTGA gccAGGCCCGGGTGACATAGTGGAGGACGCCTTGAGGAGGTGTGAAAGCGGAGAGG ggCGTTGCTCCCCCTCCATCAGGGAGCTTCGAGTGTCCGTGGGTCTGCGTCTCCTGCTGCCATGCGTCCAGGTGTCGCCCAGGCCCTGTAGCTGGGAGCACCCTCCTCACAGACACACCAGGCAGCACCACTCCGACCTGGAGGTGACTGTCACCCACGACAACCTGGGAACCTACATCTGCACATGCCAG GAGGCGGGGCCAGGCATCAGAGACCCCTCCCCCTGCCGCAGAGCAGCCTATCAGCTGACACTAGAGGACCCCAGTGCAGGAGGAGCGGTGGCAACGGGTGGAGGTCGCCACGTGCTGGCCATCTACATCCTCTGCTTCACCCTGGGCGTCCTGATTGGtattttcctcctctacttcaTGATCCGTCGGCGTGGTATCGGCCGTCAGGGCCACCACCTGCCGGATCATTCGCTGTCGTCAGAGAAGGGGCGGGACTTGCTGGGTTCCTCGGCCACGCCCCAGTCCCCTAGCAGCGCCAGTCTGCTGTCTGAGGGATTCCCGTTGACAGAAAAACGCAACGGGACGACGACGACAACCACGACCACGACGCTCCTCAGTAACCAGGGTAATGGCGGTCACCTGATccacagcagcaacagtaaCTCCAGCAACGGCCACGGGAACGCCGTCTATGCCAACTCCAACTGCAACACGAGCAGCGGAGGGCTGAAGTTCTCCGCGGAAATTTTGGCAGCAGACCTGCTGGACGGAAGGACGGGGGAGAGGGACAGGGGGAGGtccgagggaggagagagggagctgggagaaggagatgaggaggacgaAGGGCTGGGGGACGGGCTAGGGGACGGGATGAAAGGACTCGAGGAGGAGCTAGCCACCTTTCCCATGTTTAAGTCATCGGCGCCACTGGCTAAGTGTGAGGAGAGTTCGATATGA